In the Mobula birostris isolate sMobBir1 unplaced genomic scaffold, sMobBir1.hap1 scaffold_891, whole genome shotgun sequence genome, one interval contains:
- the LOC140193827 gene encoding NACHT, LRR and PYD domains-containing protein 3-like — MDRDRNSAFSSFLANCDDHQLFLLTTFYVDRLERAIEEGVQRVGFMLMGEDHFTGTEYHSVTELAEKGNRAAASKLLLDLVMEKGSGAQRVMWESFVKLHHHLLKLSRILNEIRERGGGQFAYMDSERVLSEEPAHLKVVQQKHKETLRAQTETLRVNTILMRERVKVFQLVDRYAELTVVSTVRDRRLVEHELLARGRDHEEWSEELLQGKLEKIRRDQLFKRSSVQKCKMSLMKNKSGMSSAVAGVPGIGKTTLVQKIVYDWATGKICQEFQFVFSFRFRDLNSINCRINLKELILHQYPYFGNILRKVWKKPEVLLFIFDGLDEFKDRTDFADKRRDTEARSTCTDPEFKCKVSDIVYSLIQHKLLPGCSVLVTTRPTALHLLEKAEIGVWAEILGFVGEERKDYFLRHFEDETVAAAVFKHVEENEILYTMSYNPSYCWILALALGPFFTQRVRDPQRVPKTITQLYYYIYNILKNHGREIENPRDVLLRVGQMAFRGVFEKKIVFTSGDLINYSLQPSQFLSGFLMELLEREDSARSVVYAFPHLTIQEFVAALAQFLNPHPGDILKFLTEAHNTTDGRFEVFLRFIAGLSSPLTARGLEEFLGPFPHQTICRVIDWVKEEVKRQSGIMGIEAGKRSLLNTLHYLFESQNRGLAQDTLGSVETLSFSGMTLTPIDCAVLSHVIRLCDTIKHLNLGNCHIQCEGIQRLGPGLHKCQELGLSGNELGDSGVKLMFAALRNPECKIQKLELTRVGLTDCGPEDLVSVLSTNPSLTELSLSDNKLRDSGVKLVSAALRNPECKIQRLRLNWVGLTDSGAEDLASALSTNPSVTELNLSDNELGDSGVKLVSAALRNPECKIQKLELDNVGLTDSGAEDLVSALSTKPSLTELHLGSNSLTDRSAPALRRLILTLPSLERIGLDWNQFSETGEKELRSLQEPRAGLRVDL, encoded by the exons ATGGACAGAG ATCGGAACTCCGCCTTCTCCTCTTTCCTGGCAAACTGTGACGATCACCAACTGTTCCTGTTGACCACTTTCTACGTGGACCGACTGGAGCGGGCGATTGAGGAGGGCGTGCAGAGAGTCGGCTTCATGTTAATGGGCGAGGATCACTTCACCGGGACAGAGTATCAC AGTGTGACTGAGCTCGCGGAGAAGGGAAACCGAGCGGCCGCTTCCAAACTCCTCCTGGATCTGGTGATGGAGAAGGGCTCCGGGGCCCAGAGGgtgatgtgggaatcctttgtCAAACTACATCACCATTTACTGAAGCTGAGCAGAATATTGAATGAAATACGGGAACGTG GTGGCGGCCAGTTCGCCTACATGGACAGTGAACGGGTTTTATCTGAAGAGCCCGCGCATCTGAAAG TtgttcaacagaaacacaaggagactctgcgggcacagactgaaacactgagagttaacacgatcctgatgagggagagggtgaaggttttccagctggttgatcgatacgctgagctcacggtcgtttctactgttcgagatcggagactggtggaacacGAGCTGCTGGcgagaggcagagaccacgaggagtggagcGAAGAACTTCTCCAGGGAAAGCTGGAGAAAATCCGGAGGGATCAGTTATTCAAAAGGAGTTCTGTTCAAAAATGTAAAATGTCTTTAATGAAAAACAAATCCGGTATGTCTtcagcagtggccggagtcccaGGGATCGGGAAAACCACActggtacaaaagattgtttatgactgggccacgggAAAAATATGTCAagaattccagtttgtcttcagtttcagaTTCCGAGATTTGAACTCGATTAACTGCAGGATAAACCTGAAAGAACTGATTCTGCATCAGTATCCCTACTTCGGGAATATCCTGAGAAAGGTCTGGAAGAAGCCGGAGGTGttgctgtttatattcgatggtttggatgaattcaagGACAGAACTGATTTTGCTGACAAGCGGAGAGACACAGAAGCTCGGTCCACATGCACAGATCCTGAATTCAAGTGCaaggtgtctgacattgtgtacagtttaatccagcacaagctgctcccagggtgttcagtgctggtgaccacccgtcccactgcgttacatttattggaaaaggcagagatcggtgtctgggctgaaatcctgggatttgttggtgaggaacggaaggatTATTTCCTCAGACATTTTGAAGATGAGACggtggcagcagctgttttcaaacacgtggaggagaacgagatcctgtacaccatgagctacaacccctcctactgctggatcctcgctctggcactgggccctTTCTTCACACAACGAGTCAGGGATCCGCAGCGtgttcccaagaccatcacccaactgtactactatatttacaacatcctgaaaaaccacggccgtgagattgagaacccccgtgatgtgttactcagggtcggtcagatggccttcagaggagtgttcgagaagaagattgtgtttacaagtggagatttgatcaactacagtctgcagccttcccagttcctgtccgggttcctgatggagcttttggagagagaggactctgcccggagcgtggtgtacgcattcccacacctcaccatccaagagtttgtagctgcactcgcacaattcctgaatccgcatcccggggatatcctgaaattcctcactgaagcccacaacacgacagatgggcgatttgaggtatttctccgttttattgctggtctctcctccccactgacagctcggggcctggaggagtttctgggtccatttcctcatcaaactatctgccgggtgattgactgggtgaaggaggaggttaaacgccagAGTGGAATCATGGGGATtgaagctggtaaaaggagcctcctgaacacattgcactacctgtttgagtctcagaatcgtggactggctcaggACACGCTGGGatctgtggaaacactttcattcagtggaatgacactgaccccgattgactgcgcggtcctgtctcatgtcatcagactctgtgatacaataaaacacctcAACCTGGGAAActgccacattcagtgtgaaggaatccagcggctgggaccagggctgcacaagtgccaggAGTTGGG ACTTTCGGGGaatgaactgggagattcaggagtgaaactgatgtttgcggctctgaggaacccggagtgtaaaatacagaaactgga gctgacccgtgtcggtctcacagattgtggtcccgaggatctcgtctccgttctcagtacaaacccatcactgacagaGCTGAGCCTGAGTGATAATAAATtgagagattcaggagtgaaactggtgtctgcggctctgaggaacccggagtgtaaaatacagagactgcg GCTGAACTgggtcggtctcacagattctggtgccgaggatctcgcctccgctctcagtacaaacccatcagtgacggagctgaacctgagtgataatgaactgggagattcaggagtgaaactggtgtctgcggctctgaggaacccggagtgtaaaatacagaaactgga gctggacaatgtcggtctcacagattctggtgccgaggatctcgtctccgctctcagtacaaaaccatcactgacggagctgcaCCTGGGATCAAACTCACTCACAGACCGATCTGCCCCCGCTCTCCGCCgcctcatactgaccctcccgagtcTGGAGCGGATCGG GCTGgactggaatcagttcagtgagacCGGGGAGAAGGAACTGAGATCTCTGCAGGAACCCAGAGCCGGACTGAGAGTGGATCtgtga